In the Engystomops pustulosus chromosome 2, aEngPut4.maternal, whole genome shotgun sequence genome, one interval contains:
- the KLHL15 gene encoding kelch-like protein 15 produces the protein MAGDVEGFTSSNHDSSVTAGFRALYEEGLLVDVTLVIEDHQFQAHKALLATQSDYFRIMFTADMRERDQDKIYLKGLTATGFSHVLQFMYYGNIDLSMASVHEILQAAMYVQLTEVVKFCCSFLMAKICLDNCAEIMRLLDDFSVDVEGVREKLDTFLLENFVPLMGRPDFLSYLSFEKLKSYLDNDRLSRFPEIDLYEAVQAWLRHDRRRWRHTDTIIQNIRFCLMTPSHVYEKVKTSEFYRYSRQLRHEVEQALNYFHNVSEQPLMEMKSNHIRSVKPHTAVFRGMIGHSMVNSKILLLHKPRVWWELEGPLVPLRPDCLAIVNNFVFLLGGEELGPDGEFHASSKVFRYDPRQNSWVRMSDMSVPRSEFAVGVIGRFIYAVAGRTRDETFYSTERYDIIENKWEFVDPYPVNKYGHEGTVLNNKLFITGGITSSSTSKQVCVFDPSKEGAVEQRTRRTQVHMNCWENKCKMNYARCFHKMISYNGKLYVFGGVCVILRASFESQGCPSTEVYDPEADQWTILASMPIGRSGHGVAVLDKQIMVLGGLCYNGHYSDSILTFDPEENKWKEDEYPRMPCKLDGLQVCSLHFPEYVLEHVKRCT, from the exons ATGGCCGGGGACGTGGAAGGGTTCACTTCTTCAAACCATGATAGCAGTGTCACTGCAGGATTCAGGGCACTGTATGAGGAGGGCCTGTTGGTTGACGTCACCCTTGTGATAGAAGATCACCAGTTCCAAGCACACAAAGCACTGTTGGCCACTCAGAGTGACTACTTCCGCATTATGTTCACGGCCGACATGAGGGAACGTGATCAGGACAAGATATATCTAAAAGGATTGACGGCTACCGGCTTCAGCCACGTGCTCCAGTTCATGTACTATGGGAACATAGACCTTAGCATGGCCAGCGTTCATGAAATCCTGCAGGCGGCTATGTATGTGCAGTTGACCGAAGTTGTCAAATTTTGCTGTTCTTTCCTCATGGCTAAAATATGTCTGGACAACTGTGCAGAAATTATGAGGCTTCTGGATGACTTCAGTGTTGACGTTGAAGGTGTCAGGGAGAAGCTGGACACTTTTCTGTTGGAAAACTTTGTTCCTCTTATGGGTAGACCTGACTTTCTCTCCTACCTTAGCTTTGAAAAGCTCAAGAGCTACCTGGACAATGACCGCTTGAGTCGGTTCCCCGAGATTGACCTGTATGAAGCTGTTCAGGCTTGGTTGCGGCATGATAGAaggcgctggagacacacagacaCCATCATACAGAACATCAGGTTTTGTTTGATGACTCCATCCCATGTCTATGAGAAG gtAAAAACTTCAGAGTTTTACAGATATTCCCGCCAGCTGAGGCACGAGGTTGAGCAGGCGCTGAACTACTTTCACAATGTAAGCGAGCAACCCTTAATGGAGATGAAATCCAACCACATTCGCTCAGTGAAACCTCATACAGCCGTGTTCCGGGGGATGATAGGACACAGCATGGTCAACAGCAAAATCCTCCTGTTACACAAGCCGCGTGTGTGGTGGGAACTGGAAGGACCCCTGGTGCCTCTACGACCGGATTGCCTGGCCATCGTCAACAATTTTGTCTTCTTGCTCGGAGGAGAAGAACTCGGCCCAGATGGAGAATTTCATGCTTCATCGAAAGTGTTCAGATACGATCCACGTCAGAACAGCTGGGTGCGGATGTCCGATATGTCTGTACCCCGGTCTGAGTTTGCAGTGGGTGTTATAGGGCGATTTATTTATGCAGTTGCGGGAAGGACGAGAGACGAAACCTTTTATTCTACGGAGCGGTATGATATCATAGAAAACAAGTGGGAGTTTGTAGATCCATACCCAGTGAATAAGTATGGCCACGAGGGTACCGTTCTCAACAACAAGCTGTTCATCACTGGTGGGATCACATCCTCTTCCACTTCCAAGCAAGTTTGTGTTTTCGACCCAAGTAAAGAGGGAGCGGTAGAACAGAGAACCCGGAGGACACAGGTGCACATGAACTGCTGGGAAAACAAGTGCAAAATGAACTACGCCAGATGCTTTCACAAGATGATCTCTTACAATGGTAAACTTTATGTCTTTGGTGGAGTGTGCGTTATTCTAAGAGCGTCCTTTGAATCGCAGGGCTGTCCATCTACTGAGGTTTATGACCCCGAGGCAGATCAGTGGACTATCCTGGCATCTATGCCCATTGGCAGGAGTGGCCACGGAGTCGCTGTGCTGGATAAACAGATCATGGTGCTGGGCGGACTTTGTTATAATGGTCATTACAGCGACTCTATCCTGACTTTTGACCCAGAGGAGAACAAATGGAAAGAAGATGAATACCCCAGAATGCCTTGCAAGCTGGATGGCCTACAAGTATGCAGTCTCCATTTTCCAGAATATGTTTTAGAGCACGTGAAACGTTGCACTTAA